A stretch of Macadamia integrifolia cultivar HAES 741 chromosome 7, SCU_Mint_v3, whole genome shotgun sequence DNA encodes these proteins:
- the LOC122084928 gene encoding pumilio homolog 12-like, translated as MIFAEVKDHVGELMIHSFGNYLVQRLLEVCTDEQKMEVLSTITKEEFQLVTICLDTHGTRAVQKLLEHLTTPEQISRVMMALRPGTVILTKDVNGHHVIQNCLQHFSNEDTKYLLNAVSDHCVEIATDSSGCCVLQQCLGYAQGEPRERLFAEITSNAIVLAQDPYGNYVVQYLLGLKIPHVMAARSTRGQFEIDGLDALLIEAPPKQISSFASNRFGGASINKASEPSLSNCPCVDLCRGYCTELYEMGIAEDRSVQ; from the exons ATGATTTTTGCCGAGGTGAAGGACCATGTGGGCGAGTTAATGATCCACTCTTTTGGGAATTACCTTGTTCAGAGGCTCTTGGAAGTATGTACTGATGAACAGAAGATGGAGGTTCTTAGCACCATCACCAAGGAGGAATTCCAACTCGTCACAATCTGTCTTGATACGCATGG TACTCGTGCAGTACAGAAATTGTTGGAGCATCTTACCACCCCAGAGCAAATTTCCCGTGTTATGATGGCTTTGAGGCCGGGCACCGTCATACTTACCAAGGACGTGAATGGTCATCATGTGATTCAAAATTGCCTCCAGCATTTCTCCAATGAAGACACTAAA TATCTTTTGAACGCAGTATCAGACCACTGTGTCGAGATTGCCACAGACAGCAGCGGGTGTTGTGTACTGCAGCAGTGTTTGGGGTATGCCCAGGGAGAACCAAGAGAGCGCCTTTTTGCTGAAATTACGTCAAATGCAATTGTCCTGGCTCAAGATCCTTACGG GAACTATGTTGTGCAGTATTTATTGGGTCTGAAAATACCACATGTCATGGCTGCG AGgtcgacacgtggacaatttgAAATAGACGGCTTAGATGCTTTGTTGATTGAAGCTCCACCAAAACAG ATCAGTTCATTTGCATCTAATCGTTTTGGTGGAGCTTCAATCAACAAAGCATCTGAGCCATCTCTTTCAAATTGTCCATGTGTTGACCTCTGCAGAGGGTATTGTACAGAATTGTATGAGATGGGAATTGCAGAGGACAGATCTGTCCAATGA